The genomic interval CGATTTCATCCGGCACGTTCGTCTCGAAATTTTCTGTCGGGATGAACTGGCCGAACAGGTCGTGCAAACCATCCAGCAGGCCGCCCACACCGGTCTCCGGGGCGACGGCAAAATCTTTGTACTTCCGGTAGAAGACGCCGTGCGCATTTCCACCGGAGAACGAGGCCAGGCTGCCCTGTAGAGGCTTCCCC from Rhodothermus sp. carries:
- a CDS encoding P-II family nitrogen regulator produces the protein MKLVYAYIKPHKLQAVVLALHRVRGLTGLSVSNVEGFGRGWFKKDTPPASPAEVVDFIRHVRLEIFCRDELAEQVVQTIQQAAHTGLRGDGKIFVLPVEDAVRISTGERGQAAL